The following proteins come from a genomic window of Chlamydiales bacterium:
- the tsf gene encoding translation elongation factor Ts, whose product MVEINAEMIKTLRHRTGIGMGKCKEALQAAHGDIELAIANLRKAGIASAVKKEGRQTNEGMICVAETHSTMVVIEVNAETDFVVKNERFQEFAHNLAKEACDSSATNIEDFLNQSYTKDPTLTLDQYRSTIVEGLGENIRISRLKRFSKKIDSTLAFYSHQGGQIVTIVEIAGSSHLGQFGKEIAMHIAAEAPDYISPQKIPDHLIEQEKEIARAQIKGKPESIVNKILEGKLNAFFDQVCLLNQKFIKNGNLTIQQLLATESKKIESEITISHFLRWKVGEYNG is encoded by the coding sequence ATGGTTGAGATCAACGCAGAAATGATAAAAACTCTTAGACATCGTACCGGAATTGGAATGGGAAAATGTAAAGAAGCTTTACAAGCTGCTCATGGTGATATTGAGTTAGCTATTGCTAACCTTCGCAAAGCTGGAATAGCTTCAGCTGTAAAAAAAGAAGGACGCCAAACTAATGAAGGGATGATTTGTGTCGCTGAAACGCATTCAACAATGGTGGTTATTGAAGTTAATGCCGAAACAGATTTTGTTGTGAAAAACGAACGCTTTCAGGAATTTGCACATAATTTAGCTAAAGAAGCTTGTGATTCTTCAGCAACAAATATTGAAGATTTTCTTAATCAATCTTATACGAAAGATCCAACTCTTACTCTTGATCAATATCGATCAACAATTGTAGAAGGTTTAGGTGAAAACATACGCATCAGTCGTTTAAAAAGATTCAGTAAAAAAATCGATTCGACACTTGCTTTTTATTCCCACCAAGGAGGACAGATTGTCACAATTGTGGAAATTGCTGGATCAAGTCATTTGGGTCAATTCGGGAAAGAAATTGCCATGCATATTGCTGCGGAAGCACCTGATTATATCTCACCCCAAAAGATTCCCGATCACCTTATTGAACAGGAAAAAGAGATTGCAAGAGCACAAATTAAAGGAAAGCCCGAAAGTATTGTAAATAAAATCCTTGAAGGTAAATTAAATGCATTTTTCGATCAAGTCTGCTTACTTAATCAAAAATTTATCAAAAATGGCAATCTGACAATCCAACAACTTCTAGCAACAGAAAGCAAAAAAATAGAGAGTGAAATCACTATTTCTCATTTTCTTCGTTGGAAAGTTGGAGAATACAATGGATAG
- the rpsB gene encoding 30S ribosomal protein S2 — MKKDVSVKDLLEAGAHFGHQKRRWNPKMKRFIFDVRNKLYIIDLAKTLQQLRKGIEVVSNLVLEHKSILFVGTKKQAKSVIRESAEACDEFYVCERWLGGMLTNMSTIRNSIKILEKIEHQLATTGDGMTKKEISLLTKKQEKLESHLSGMRAMRKLPGLLIVVDPSHEHIAVAEAKKLDIPVLALIDTNCDPDLIDYPIPCNDDALKSIKVIIQALTQAIIDSKNTLNLSVEGEKKEKAISSSQDNILEEVL; from the coding sequence ATGAAAAAAGATGTAAGTGTGAAAGATTTATTAGAAGCAGGAGCCCATTTTGGGCACCAAAAAAGACGATGGAATCCAAAGATGAAACGTTTTATCTTTGATGTACGTAATAAATTATATATTATTGATTTAGCCAAAACATTACAACAATTAAGAAAAGGGATTGAAGTGGTATCGAATTTGGTTTTAGAACACAAATCCATTTTGTTTGTTGGTACAAAAAAACAGGCTAAATCAGTTATTCGTGAGTCTGCCGAGGCATGTGATGAATTTTATGTCTGCGAACGTTGGCTTGGTGGAATGTTAACCAATATGAGTACTATTCGAAATTCAATTAAAATTTTAGAAAAAATTGAACATCAGCTTGCAACAACTGGAGATGGGATGACCAAAAAAGAAATCTCTCTCTTAACAAAAAAGCAAGAAAAGCTTGAAAGTCATCTTTCAGGAATGCGAGCAATGCGTAAATTACCCGGTCTTTTAATTGTTGTTGACCCAAGTCATGAACACATTGCAGTGGCTGAAGCAAAAAAACTTGATATTCCTGTACTTGCCCTGATTGATACAAATTGCGATCCAGATCTTATTGACTATCCAATCCCCTGCAATGATGATGCTTTAAAAAGCATCAAAGTGATTATTCAAGCATTAACTCAAGCAATCATTGACTCTAAAAATACACTTAATCTCTCAGTAGAAGGAGAAAAAAAGGAAAAAGCGATTAGCTCTTCTCAAGATAATATATTAGAAGAGGTGCTATAA
- a CDS encoding penicillin-binding transpeptidase domain-containing protein, which produces MKIASLNKKHKIPEKANRILNGVLVIILLILIRIWHLSVLQHQEKLEESRKPQEKVVIERANRATICDRFHIPMAVNKVQYNAAIAYGGISDLPRIVFKKNFEGKRVKNFYRRDYIKALSEKLSEELHLDPERIEDLIHSKAAILGNVPCILKEDISEEEYFRLKMLEKDWPGLYAEIAPKRYYPMGPVGGDVVGYIGPISAIEYKEITQELHELRESIMMWKEGDHSPFPQEYQTVEEVQQRLKQLEKKAYTINDFVGKMGVEAVFDEQLRGFRGRHRYLVDTRGNFLRELMGSESSIPGQPVILSISSELQAYAEQLLVEYDQELPSTRPASIKRQALIPEHQPWIKGGAIVVMDPHSGEIYALASSPRFDPNDFIRTGDIIKSAEKNRKIHQWLETEAHIASLWDLKSSLIRDRFNQISQTFYQEEIKLDWNTYLGMILPAHSPVRQRLDLKGTINDAIWVQKKVCELISLFETENFSITPAKIFDVVYDGENHISTYTNISLQERAFFADKMVLFKPQIDEICSSLDSYFHGIPLNYEKLLLVDLYRINVDPSDFSASLKEAIGKMSLVDYRKSSAQISSVEEAMYQIIEELYYHYDFKNWREKEFKSFLKKKRLEEKKMGRKYSRPYIEYLDKVRKEQFAIFWEKYRWDFLSIFLNQETHVNNLSLKPYVLDLMHWAHEIAQGAYSGLTWIFDYHRFKEQVDSFASHDLFLSFCQSLRSFNKLNRPLFGSYLGLRGSLEKHLASAFYPTYGFGYARSYAFRQATTVGSIFKLVTAYESMRQRYFIHPEDLNPLTIIDNKHRAPGKIGEWNVGYNLDGSTIPVYYRGGRLPRSEHHGIGEVDLVHAIETSSNPYFAMLAGDVLEDPEDLCSASQLFGYGSRTGIGLPGEYAGKIPKDVAYNRTGLYAMSIGQHSLVGTPLQTAVMMAGIANGGEILKPQITHCKKDVKWRIFLPKTIQKPLLQGLRQVVLGEKGTARLLKHQFPAELVNRIIGKTSTSEVMERYGLDSISRTLKSKDIWFGAIAYESPDYLKPELVVIIYLRQGEFGKDAAPLAGKIIQKWMSIKASHQSDKDIS; this is translated from the coding sequence ATGAAGATTGCATCTTTGAATAAAAAGCATAAAATTCCTGAAAAAGCCAACCGAATTTTAAATGGTGTATTGGTTATTATTCTCTTGATTCTGATTCGTATATGGCATCTTTCTGTCCTGCAGCATCAAGAAAAATTGGAAGAATCGCGTAAACCACAAGAAAAAGTCGTGATAGAAAGAGCGAATAGAGCCACAATTTGCGATCGTTTTCATATTCCAATGGCAGTGAATAAAGTCCAGTATAATGCTGCTATTGCTTATGGAGGGATTTCTGATTTACCTAGGATAGTATTCAAAAAAAATTTCGAAGGAAAACGTGTCAAAAATTTTTATCGAAGAGATTACATTAAAGCTCTTTCTGAAAAACTAAGTGAAGAGCTTCATCTTGATCCAGAGAGAATCGAGGACTTGATACACTCGAAAGCAGCCATTTTAGGTAATGTACCTTGTATTTTAAAAGAAGATATTTCTGAAGAAGAGTATTTTCGTCTCAAAATGTTAGAAAAAGATTGGCCTGGATTATATGCTGAAATTGCTCCTAAGAGATACTATCCTATGGGTCCAGTTGGAGGGGATGTAGTCGGTTATATTGGTCCTATTAGTGCGATCGAGTACAAAGAGATTACTCAAGAACTCCATGAATTACGCGAGTCTATTATGATGTGGAAAGAGGGAGATCACTCTCCTTTTCCTCAAGAATATCAGACTGTTGAAGAAGTGCAACAACGTCTCAAACAACTTGAGAAAAAGGCTTATACTATTAATGATTTTGTGGGGAAAATGGGAGTCGAGGCTGTTTTTGATGAACAATTGAGAGGTTTTAGAGGTAGACATAGGTATCTCGTAGATACGAGAGGAAATTTTTTAAGAGAACTTATGGGATCAGAATCTTCAATTCCTGGTCAACCAGTTATTCTATCTATCTCTTCTGAATTGCAAGCTTATGCAGAACAGCTTCTTGTTGAATATGATCAGGAACTCCCTAGTACGCGTCCTGCTTCTATTAAGAGACAAGCTCTTATTCCTGAGCATCAACCGTGGATTAAAGGAGGAGCAATTGTTGTTATGGATCCCCATTCTGGAGAGATTTATGCCCTTGCTTCTTCTCCTCGTTTTGATCCAAATGATTTTATTCGCACAGGGGATATCATTAAATCTGCTGAAAAAAATAGAAAAATTCATCAATGGTTAGAGACAGAAGCTCATATTGCATCTCTTTGGGATTTAAAGTCTTCTCTTATAAGAGATCGATTTAATCAAATTTCTCAGACTTTTTATCAAGAAGAGATCAAATTAGATTGGAATACTTATCTTGGAATGATTTTACCAGCGCATTCACCAGTGAGGCAAAGGCTTGATTTGAAAGGGACAATTAATGATGCAATTTGGGTGCAGAAGAAGGTTTGTGAATTGATTTCGTTATTTGAGACAGAAAATTTTTCAATTACTCCTGCAAAAATTTTTGACGTTGTTTATGATGGAGAGAATCATATTTCTACTTATACAAATATCTCTCTTCAGGAACGGGCATTTTTTGCAGATAAAATGGTTCTATTCAAACCTCAAATTGATGAAATATGTAGTTCCCTTGACTCGTATTTTCATGGAATTCCATTAAACTATGAGAAGTTACTTCTTGTAGATCTCTATCGAATAAATGTAGATCCAAGTGATTTTTCTGCTTCTCTTAAGGAGGCGATTGGAAAAATGTCTCTTGTAGATTATCGAAAATCTAGTGCTCAGATCTCTTCAGTTGAAGAGGCTATGTACCAAATTATTGAAGAACTATATTACCATTATGATTTCAAAAATTGGCGTGAGAAAGAATTTAAGAGTTTTTTAAAAAAAAAACGTCTAGAAGAAAAAAAAATGGGCCGTAAATACTCACGCCCTTACATCGAATATCTTGACAAGGTAAGAAAAGAACAATTTGCTATTTTTTGGGAAAAGTATCGTTGGGATTTCTTATCTATTTTTTTGAATCAAGAAACTCATGTCAATAACCTCTCCTTAAAACCTTATGTATTGGATTTAATGCATTGGGCCCACGAAATTGCTCAAGGTGCATATAGCGGGCTTACATGGATTTTTGATTATCATCGTTTCAAGGAACAGGTCGATTCTTTTGCATCGCACGATCTTTTTCTCTCTTTTTGTCAAAGTTTACGTTCATTTAATAAGCTCAATCGCCCTCTTTTCGGCTCGTATTTAGGATTACGTGGATCTTTAGAGAAACATCTTGCCTCAGCGTTTTATCCAACATATGGGTTTGGGTATGCGCGTTCTTATGCTTTTCGTCAGGCGACAACAGTTGGTTCGATTTTTAAATTAGTGACTGCTTATGAATCAATGAGACAGAGATATTTTATTCATCCAGAAGATCTTAATCCCTTGACGATTATCGATAACAAACATCGTGCACCAGGGAAAATAGGAGAATGGAATGTGGGTTACAATCTCGATGGATCAACTATTCCGGTTTATTACCGAGGAGGGCGATTACCAAGATCTGAACATCATGGTATTGGAGAGGTTGATTTAGTTCATGCAATTGAAACCTCAAGTAATCCTTACTTTGCGATGTTAGCAGGAGATGTTTTAGAAGATCCAGAAGACCTTTGTTCTGCTTCTCAACTTTTTGGATATGGTAGTCGGACTGGGATTGGACTTCCTGGAGAATATGCTGGCAAAATTCCTAAAGATGTTGCTTATAACCGAACTGGTCTTTATGCGATGTCAATTGGGCAACACAGCCTTGTTGGAACTCCCTTACAAACTGCTGTGATGATGGCGGGAATAGCAAATGGAGGAGAGATTCTTAAGCCTCAAATTACGCATTGTAAAAAAGATGTCAAATGGAGAATTTTTCTTCCTAAAACAATACAAAAGCCTTTACTCCAAGGATTACGTCAGGTTGTATTGGGAGAAAAAGGGACAGCTCGGCTTTTAAAACATCAATTTCCTGCTGAGCTTGTGAATCGAATCATTGGAAAAACAAGTACATCAGAAGTCATGGAGAGATATGGCCTTGACTCCATTTCAAGAACGTTGAAGTCAAAAGATATTTGGTTTGGGGCGATTGCATATGAGAGTCCAGACTATCTAAAACCTGAACTGGTAGTGATTATTTATCTGCGACAAGGAGAGTTTGGGAAAGACGCAGCCCCTTTAGCTGGAAAAATCATTCAAAAATGGATGAGTATCAAAGCCTCACATCAATCTGATAAAGATATTTCCTAA
- a CDS encoding tetratricopeptide repeat protein, which translates to MGKSLPAREPSPAKKIFCSGVGKFLDGKYEEAEMDFQKVIHLDPSLPLAYCYLGIISLEMGNVSLGMQWCEQGLKIAPENSYLHYCLGAAFERQGNLEEAMKQYTIYLKDHPHDAECLFSLGCVYDQAGSFQKAIRYYKEAFKYDSVHFKASYNLALLLGEKGQLSQAVDYLKKTVEIHPSYWKGWIKLGLFYSFQKKWKEATSAYERAVELRGDVSDSFYNLGLCYLTAGRPKKAVKVFKKALTLNPKDTESVFYLAIAYVDMKEDMQAIKVLHQALMIDLDHEKTHYLLGRLYYIHGEKEKGDKELEFLKGINSNFTLALEDALSIAKKGQQFYVQKKV; encoded by the coding sequence ATGGGAAAATCACTGCCAGCGCGAGAACCAAGTCCTGCGAAGAAAATCTTTTGTTCAGGGGTAGGAAAATTCTTGGATGGAAAATATGAAGAAGCAGAGATGGATTTTCAAAAAGTTATTCATCTTGATCCTTCTTTACCTCTTGCATACTGTTATTTAGGGATTATCTCTTTAGAAATGGGAAATGTGAGTTTAGGGATGCAATGGTGTGAACAAGGGTTAAAAATTGCTCCAGAAAATAGTTATCTTCATTATTGTCTTGGAGCTGCTTTTGAAAGACAGGGCAATCTTGAAGAAGCAATGAAGCAGTATACTATTTATCTTAAAGACCATCCACATGATGCTGAGTGTTTATTTAGCTTGGGTTGTGTGTATGATCAGGCTGGTTCTTTTCAAAAAGCTATCCGTTACTACAAAGAAGCTTTTAAATATGATTCTGTCCATTTTAAAGCATCTTATAATTTAGCACTTCTGCTTGGCGAAAAGGGTCAGTTATCTCAAGCAGTCGATTATTTGAAAAAAACAGTTGAGATTCATCCTTCATATTGGAAAGGATGGATTAAATTAGGTCTTTTTTACTCTTTTCAAAAAAAATGGAAAGAAGCCACTTCAGCTTATGAACGTGCAGTTGAATTACGTGGGGATGTTTCTGATAGCTTTTATAACTTAGGGCTTTGCTACTTAACAGCGGGTAGACCAAAAAAAGCAGTAAAAGTTTTTAAAAAAGCTCTTACCCTGAATCCTAAAGATACCGAGTCTGTTTTTTATCTTGCTATTGCTTATGTGGACATGAAAGAAGATATGCAAGCTATAAAAGTGTTGCATCAAGCTTTGATGATCGATCTAGATCATGAGAAAACCCATTATTTGCTTGGTCGGCTTTATTATATTCATGGTGAAAAAGAAAAGGGGGATAAAGAACTTGAGTTTCTTAAAGGGATAAATTCTAATTTTACATTAGCTCTTGAAGATGCTCTATCTATTGCCAAAAAGGGGCAACAATTCTATGTTCAAAAAAAAGTATAA
- a CDS encoding polysaccharide biosynthesis/export family protein — translation MRWIVFLSCFLSACSSSHYNYQIEGAQEFVLESYQISQGKKSILELEGKSPKNLNREYLEEYEDVIDEDDLLNIVLFDPMQNDLICTINQIGQTVGYRVMKGMIYLPHLKPVYVKGMTLTETREEIQRLYSQEIENVSVFIDYAQRLHSKVELIGAVKNSEVLINGKTRLYEVLSLAGIASDTNLFKSYVVRSGEILPVDFYKLVHEGDMCQNIVMRPKDKIFIADPMASKVMVMGEVGMNTLVPVPSGYISLREAIAAAGGIPFTGDKRCILVIRGNAMIPKIYRLSWNHITFLPNDSLLLVPGDTVYISERPITKWNRFIEQLLPSSFLIDLGIRTKGLFY, via the coding sequence ATGCGTTGGATTGTATTTCTCTCATGTTTTCTTTCTGCCTGCTCTTCTTCTCACTACAATTATCAAATTGAAGGTGCTCAAGAATTTGTACTTGAATCTTATCAAATTTCTCAGGGTAAAAAATCTATTCTTGAATTAGAAGGGAAATCTCCTAAAAATTTGAATAGAGAATATTTAGAAGAATATGAGGATGTAATTGATGAAGATGATCTCCTAAATATTGTCCTCTTTGATCCGATGCAAAACGATTTGATTTGTACTATCAATCAAATTGGACAAACTGTGGGTTACCGTGTGATGAAGGGGATGATTTATCTACCTCATCTTAAACCAGTTTATGTAAAAGGAATGACGCTAACAGAGACTCGTGAAGAGATCCAACGACTCTATTCTCAGGAAATTGAAAATGTAAGTGTATTTATTGACTATGCTCAGCGCTTGCATAGCAAAGTGGAACTCATCGGTGCTGTTAAAAATTCTGAAGTCCTCATCAATGGGAAAACACGTCTCTACGAAGTGCTATCTTTAGCTGGAATAGCTAGCGATACTAATTTATTTAAAAGTTATGTAGTTCGTTCGGGTGAAATTTTACCTGTGGATTTCTATAAACTAGTTCACGAAGGAGATATGTGTCAAAATATTGTTATGCGTCCTAAAGATAAGATTTTCATAGCCGATCCAATGGCTTCCAAAGTAATGGTCATGGGAGAAGTTGGGATGAATACATTAGTTCCTGTTCCTTCAGGTTATATTTCTTTACGGGAAGCCATTGCTGCTGCTGGGGGAATTCCCTTTACAGGTGACAAAAGATGTATTCTTGTGATCCGAGGCAATGCGATGATTCCAAAAATTTATCGTCTTTCTTGGAATCACATCACTTTCCTACCCAATGATAGCCTCTTGCTTGTTCCGGGTGATACTGTTTATATTTCAGAAAGGCCGATTACAAAATGGAATCGTTTCATTGAACAACTCCTACCTAGTTCTTTCTTAATTGATCTTGGCATCAGGACTAAAGGACTTTTCTATTAA
- the sufB gene encoding Fe-S cluster assembly protein SufB, with the protein MQATTEEILKQRSEYKYGFVTPVESESIPKGLNEETIRLISEKKEEMPFMLEFRLKAYRKWQTLEKPKWANINYPSIDYQDITYYSAPKTKAKLGSLDEVDPEILKTFKRLGIPLDEQKRLANVAVDMVFDSVSIGTTFKKKLEEAGVVLCSISEAVQNYPKLVEKYLGSVVPIGDNYFSTLNSAVFTDGSFVYIPKGVRCPMELSTYFRINDQESGQFERTLIIAEEGSYVSYLEGCTAPAYSKNQLHAAVVELIAHKGAEIKYSTIQNWYAGDSQTGKGGIYNFVTKRGRCDDYAKISWTQVEVGAAITWKYPSCILQGDGSVGEFYSIALTNGRMEADTGTKMLHLGKNTRSTIIAKGISADQSHNSYRGLVKIAPRATGARNYTQCDSMLVGNQCSANTFPYIEVGNNTGQVEHEASTSKMNEEQLFYLQSRGISREQAIHLVVNGFGKQVLQELPLEFAEEAKQLLALKLENSVG; encoded by the coding sequence ATGCAAGCAACAACAGAAGAGATTTTAAAACAACGTTCTGAGTACAAATATGGATTTGTGACTCCTGTAGAAAGTGAGTCAATTCCTAAAGGTCTTAATGAAGAAACTATTCGGTTAATTTCAGAAAAAAAAGAGGAAATGCCGTTTATGCTTGAATTTCGCCTCAAAGCATATCGTAAATGGCAAACCTTAGAAAAACCGAAATGGGCAAATATCAACTATCCATCGATTGATTATCAGGACATTACTTATTACTCTGCTCCTAAAACAAAAGCAAAGCTAGGAAGTTTAGATGAGGTTGATCCTGAGATACTCAAAACATTCAAGCGGCTAGGAATTCCCTTAGATGAACAAAAACGTTTAGCGAATGTTGCAGTTGATATGGTATTTGATTCAGTCTCTATTGGGACGACTTTTAAGAAAAAACTTGAGGAAGCAGGTGTCGTTCTTTGTTCAATTTCGGAAGCGGTGCAAAACTATCCAAAACTTGTAGAAAAATACCTCGGGAGTGTAGTTCCCATTGGAGATAATTATTTTTCTACACTAAATTCAGCTGTCTTTACCGATGGGTCTTTTGTGTATATTCCTAAAGGTGTGCGTTGTCCAATGGAGCTTTCGACCTATTTTCGTATTAATGATCAAGAATCGGGACAGTTTGAAAGAACATTAATCATTGCTGAAGAAGGATCTTATGTGAGTTATTTGGAAGGATGTACAGCTCCTGCCTATTCAAAAAATCAGCTTCATGCAGCTGTTGTGGAGTTGATTGCACATAAAGGCGCTGAAATTAAATATTCCACTATTCAAAACTGGTATGCAGGTGATTCCCAGACAGGAAAAGGAGGAATCTACAATTTTGTGACTAAAAGAGGAAGATGTGATGACTATGCAAAAATTTCTTGGACGCAAGTTGAAGTTGGTGCAGCGATTACCTGGAAATATCCTAGTTGCATTCTGCAAGGAGATGGATCTGTTGGAGAGTTTTATTCTATTGCACTTACTAATGGTCGAATGGAGGCTGACACAGGGACCAAAATGCTCCATTTAGGGAAAAATACTCGTTCAACAATTATTGCAAAAGGAATCTCTGCTGATCAATCGCATAATAGTTATCGTGGCTTAGTAAAAATTGCCCCTCGGGCTACAGGGGCAAGGAATTATACTCAGTGTGACTCAATGTTAGTCGGAAATCAATGCTCTGCTAATACCTTCCCTTATATTGAAGTTGGGAATAATACAGGGCAAGTTGAACATGAAGCATCGACCTCAAAGATGAATGAAGAACAGCTGTTTTACCTCCAATCTCGTGGAATTTCAAGAGAACAAGCGATTCATCTTGTTGTGAATGGCTTTGGAAAGCAGGTACTTCAAGAACTTCCACTTGAATTTGCTGAGGAAGCTAAACAATTATTAGCCTTAAAACTAGAAAATTCTGTTGGTTAA
- the sufC gene encoding Fe-S cluster assembly ATPase SufC: MLEIHDLYASVCEKPILKGLNLHIKVGEIHAIMGPNGAGKSTLARIITGHPAYTVTKGEVLFEGQSILEMEPEERAKLGLFMSFQYPPEITGLTNSQFLYQALNARRTTPLSQEEFTTLLEEKMEIIKMRREFKDRSVNEGFSGGEKKSNEILQMALLEPKLAILDETDSGLDIDAMRIVAQGMKQIMNKERAMVLITHYQRLLEYIQPHFVHVFVDGKIVRSGDSQLALELEAQGYLDA, translated from the coding sequence ATGTTAGAAATACATGATTTATATGCATCTGTTTGTGAAAAACCTATCTTAAAAGGGTTAAATTTACACATAAAAGTAGGGGAAATTCACGCGATCATGGGGCCTAATGGAGCGGGTAAATCAACATTAGCTAGGATTATCACAGGACATCCTGCTTATACAGTGACAAAAGGAGAAGTGCTTTTTGAAGGACAAAGTATTCTTGAAATGGAACCAGAAGAAAGAGCAAAATTAGGGCTTTTTATGAGTTTCCAATACCCGCCTGAGATTACTGGCCTCACAAACTCTCAGTTTCTTTATCAAGCTTTAAATGCTAGACGCACTACTCCTCTTTCTCAAGAGGAATTTACCACACTTCTTGAAGAAAAAATGGAAATTATCAAAATGCGTAGGGAATTTAAGGATCGATCTGTGAATGAAGGATTTTCAGGCGGGGAGAAAAAATCAAATGAAATTTTGCAGATGGCTCTTTTAGAGCCTAAGCTTGCGATTCTTGACGAAACTGATTCAGGTCTTGATATTGATGCGATGAGGATTGTAGCTCAAGGAATGAAGCAGATCATGAATAAAGAACGTGCAATGGTTTTAATCACTCATTATCAGCGTCTTCTTGAATATATTCAACCGCATTTTGTTCATGTATTTGTAGATGGAAAAATTGTTAGATCAGGAGATAGTCAATTAGCCTTAGAGCTCGAAGCACAAGGTTATCTTGATGCTTGA
- the sufD gene encoding Fe-S cluster assembly protein SufD has translation MLDSLKQQIINQEYWKRFIEIGLPTKKTESFRYVKLKALYERVFETAQPINPLITPKQDEMVFVNGRYDPFASLPSKELIVQPLSEAKKSYGAFLTPRLKSQLKAEHDPFAALNGALCEEPIFIYLPPKSVSSLKIIHHIIPQNASVAMHPRCHLYAGRGAQSKIVIAHQAYGWVNSYMDIALDEGASIVLNTFLEENEKSWHFDAVRATLKRNSHFKNCLVAKGGETLRRDYVIRLMEEGSEAGLYGLSCLDGRSHHHIHVLMEHQSPRCRSLQHFKNVLRGVSQTSFEGKIYIDQNAQQSEAFQVNNNLILSEHASAQSKPNLEIFADDVKASHGSTIGQIDEEHLFYLKTRGISHSQAKELLVEGFCQEILDLL, from the coding sequence ATGCTTGACAGTCTTAAGCAACAGATCATTAATCAAGAGTATTGGAAGCGTTTTATCGAGATTGGATTACCAACGAAAAAGACTGAGTCTTTTCGTTATGTAAAGCTGAAAGCTCTTTATGAGCGTGTTTTTGAAACAGCTCAACCAATCAATCCCTTAATTACTCCAAAACAAGATGAAATGGTTTTTGTTAATGGCAGATATGATCCTTTTGCCTCACTGCCTTCTAAGGAGCTCATTGTCCAACCTCTTTCAGAGGCTAAAAAAAGCTATGGTGCTTTTCTTACTCCTCGCCTAAAAAGTCAATTAAAGGCAGAGCATGATCCTTTTGCCGCACTTAATGGAGCGCTTTGTGAAGAGCCTATCTTTATTTATCTTCCTCCAAAATCTGTCAGTTCTTTGAAAATTATTCACCATATCATTCCACAGAATGCGTCAGTTGCTATGCATCCTAGATGTCATCTTTATGCTGGTAGGGGAGCTCAATCTAAAATTGTTATCGCTCATCAAGCCTATGGTTGGGTGAATAGCTATATGGATATTGCTCTTGATGAAGGTGCCTCAATTGTTTTGAATACTTTTTTAGAAGAGAACGAAAAGAGTTGGCATTTCGATGCAGTCCGAGCTACTCTAAAAAGAAATAGCCATTTTAAAAATTGTCTTGTTGCGAAAGGAGGAGAGACATTGAGGCGAGATTATGTTATTCGCCTTATGGAGGAAGGAAGTGAAGCGGGACTTTATGGTTTGAGTTGTTTAGACGGTAGAAGTCATCATCACATCCATGTCCTTATGGAACATCAGTCACCCCGTTGTCGATCTTTACAGCATTTCAAAAACGTTCTAAGAGGTGTTTCTCAAACTAGTTTTGAGGGGAAAATTTATATTGATCAGAATGCACAGCAAAGCGAGGCTTTTCAGGTGAACAACAATTTGATTCTTAGTGAACATGCATCGGCTCAATCTAAACCAAACCTTGAAATTTTTGCTGATGATGTCAAAGCATCGCATGGCTCAACTATTGGACAGATTGATGAGGAACATTTATTTTATCTAAAGACACGTGGGATTTCTCATTCACAAGCGAAAGAGCTGCTTGTGGAGGGATTTTGTCAGGAGATTCTAGATTTATTATAA